In Kogia breviceps isolate mKogBre1 chromosome 19, mKogBre1 haplotype 1, whole genome shotgun sequence, a single genomic region encodes these proteins:
- the TEX19 gene encoding testis-expressed protein 19 → MCPPVSMRCEAEGMSYLRTSWMYQLQHGSQLRVCFACFKAAFLDLRQLLESEDWEDEDWVPELMGHTEAGSEQGASPGMGPSWGQGQGQPAQGGSVDWGSGTLASGPVGSEEVGLDDHLVPTELEPQDATPLGLGAEDADWTQSLPWRFGGLPICSHWPSPSPPWQEFFKVDLPPAGAHGIGAGHQPGHGPC, encoded by the coding sequence ATGTGCCCCCCAGTCAGCATGCGGTGTGAGGCGGAGGGCATGTCCTACCTCCGCACGTCCTGGATGTACCAGCTTCAACATGGCAGCCAGCTAAGGGTCTGCTTTGCTTGCTTCAAGGCTGCCTTTCTGGACCTTAGACAGTTGCTGGAGTCGGAAGACTGGGAAGATGAAGATTGGGTCCCTGAGCTGATGGGCCACACTGAGGCAGGGTCTGAGCAGGGGGCATCCCCGGGGATGGGACCAAGCTGGGGGCAGGGCCAAGGGCAGCCTGCACAGGGTGGGTCTGTGGACTGGGGGTCGGGCACCCTGGCGTCAGGCCCTGTGGGGTCAGAAGAGGTGGGCCTGGATGATCACCTTGTGCCCACCGAGCTGGAGCCTCAGGATGCCACACCCCTGGGCCTGGGTGCTGAGGATGCTGACTGGACCCAAAGCCTTCCCTGGAGATTTGGGGGACTCCCTATCTGCTCACACTGGCCAAGCCCCTCTCCTCCATGGCAGGAGTTTTTCAAAGTGGACCTGCCCCCGGCGGGAGCCCATGGTATTGGAGCTGGGCACCAGCCGGGCCACGGACCCTGTTGA